In Streptomyces sp. SN-593, a single genomic region encodes these proteins:
- a CDS encoding ATP-binding protein, with protein sequence MSASPPPPPGPSGGVSGASFLAPPQPGADGVRKLYRSSEGRMVGGVARGLAGHLGLPVLWVRALFVLLAVFNGIGILLYAVFWFFVPLGVGGVAEAKEPRDARSWLAGKRPDKGQVMALIALAVGTGILVDNLNLGAANRAVWPLLVIGVGVALVWRQADNARKARWVEMSHGKRFWPLVRAAGGIVLVIAGVTGFIVVRGSGGHLGGILQAALAVLVGVALIAGPYLVRMTQDLSAERLLRIRAQERAEVAAHVHDSVLHTLTLIQRHAEEPREVARLARAQERELRAWLYRPEGTGRDDEPTTLAEAVRAAAAEVEDAHGVPVEVVCVGDCPLDERLVAQTQAAREAMVNGAKYGGDGAVQVYAEVEEARVFVSVRDHGPGFDLDRVPDDRMGVRESIIGRMRRNGGEARLRPAPGGGTEVELEMERVAAA encoded by the coding sequence ATGTCAGCCAGCCCCCCGCCGCCGCCCGGACCGTCCGGCGGCGTCTCCGGAGCGTCCTTCCTCGCGCCCCCGCAGCCCGGTGCGGACGGGGTGCGCAAGCTCTACCGCAGCTCCGAGGGCCGGATGGTCGGCGGTGTGGCGCGCGGACTGGCCGGCCACCTCGGGCTGCCCGTGCTGTGGGTGCGGGCGCTGTTCGTCCTGCTCGCCGTCTTCAACGGCATCGGCATCCTGCTGTACGCGGTGTTCTGGTTCTTCGTCCCGCTCGGGGTCGGAGGCGTCGCGGAGGCGAAGGAGCCGCGCGACGCCCGTTCCTGGCTGGCCGGCAAGCGCCCCGACAAGGGCCAGGTGATGGCCCTGATCGCGCTGGCGGTCGGCACCGGCATCCTCGTGGACAACCTCAACCTCGGCGCGGCCAACCGCGCGGTGTGGCCGCTGCTGGTGATCGGCGTCGGCGTCGCGCTGGTGTGGCGGCAGGCCGACAACGCCCGCAAGGCGCGCTGGGTCGAGATGAGCCACGGCAAGCGGTTCTGGCCGCTGGTGCGCGCGGCCGGCGGCATCGTGCTGGTGATCGCGGGCGTGACCGGGTTCATCGTGGTGCGCGGCTCCGGCGGCCACCTCGGCGGCATCCTCCAGGCCGCGCTCGCGGTGCTCGTCGGGGTCGCGCTGATCGCCGGCCCGTACCTGGTGCGGATGACACAGGACCTGTCCGCCGAGCGCCTGCTGCGCATCCGCGCCCAGGAGCGCGCGGAGGTCGCCGCCCACGTGCACGACTCGGTGCTGCACACGCTCACGCTGATCCAGCGGCACGCGGAGGAGCCGCGCGAGGTGGCCCGGCTGGCCCGGGCGCAGGAGCGCGAGCTGCGGGCCTGGCTCTACCGCCCCGAGGGCACCGGCCGCGACGACGAGCCGACCACGCTGGCCGAGGCGGTACGGGCGGCCGCCGCCGAGGTGGAGGACGCGCACGGTGTGCCCGTCGAGGTGGTCTGCGTCGGCGACTGCCCGCTGGACGAACGGCTGGTGGCGCAGACGCAGGCCGCGCGCGAGGCGATGGTCAACGGTGCGAAGTACGGTGGCGACGGCGCGGTCCAGGTCTACGCCGAGGTGGAGGAGGCGAGGGTGTTCGTCTCCGTGCGCGACCACGGTCCCGGTTTCGACCTCGACCGGGTTCCGGACGACCGCATGGGCGTAAGAGAATCGATCATCGGACGGATGCGGCGCAACGGCGGCGAGGCCCGGCTGCGGCCCGCGCCCGGCGGCGGCACGGAAGTCGAACTGGAGATGGAGAGGGTGGCGGCGGCATGA
- a CDS encoding chorismate mutase, which yields MTDTLPPETEQTIADARQRIDDLDTRIIDLVRQRVGVSQEVQRARMGAGGRRLHLAREMEVLRAYGDALGRPGTALAMTLLELGRGRA from the coding sequence GTGACCGACACCCTTCCCCCCGAGACCGAGCAGACCATCGCCGACGCCCGGCAGCGCATCGACGACCTCGACACACGGATCATCGACCTGGTCCGCCAGCGCGTGGGGGTGTCGCAGGAGGTGCAGCGGGCCCGGATGGGCGCCGGCGGCCGCCGGCTGCACCTGGCCCGCGAGATGGAGGTGCTGCGGGCGTACGGCGACGCGCTCGGCCGGCCCGGTACCGCGCTGGCGATGACGCTGCTGGAACTGGGCCGCGGCCGGGCATGA
- a CDS encoding HAD family hydrolase yields the protein MTSATATACLVLDIGGVLELTPRTGWDLAWDRRLGLPAGTVDQRLAPVWRAGEVGAVTEPEVRTAVGTALGLDADRTEAFLADLWTEYLGVPNTELIAYLEEIRGRCTLGILSNSFVGAREREEERYGFASLVGGPDAVVYSHEIGLSKPDPRAFTLTCERLGARPADCLFVDDLPANVEAAEAVGMSAVLHTDNATTLKRIAAHLAAAA from the coding sequence ATGACCTCTGCGACGGCGACCGCGTGCCTCGTTCTCGACATCGGCGGGGTGCTGGAACTGACCCCGCGCACCGGCTGGGACCTGGCCTGGGACCGGCGGCTGGGCCTGCCGGCCGGCACCGTGGACCAGCGGCTGGCACCGGTGTGGCGGGCGGGCGAGGTCGGCGCCGTGACCGAGCCGGAGGTGCGGACCGCGGTCGGCACCGCGCTCGGCCTCGACGCGGACCGGACCGAGGCGTTCCTCGCCGACCTGTGGACGGAGTACCTGGGCGTGCCGAACACCGAACTGATCGCGTACCTGGAGGAGATACGGGGGCGCTGCACGCTGGGCATCCTCAGCAACAGCTTCGTCGGCGCCCGGGAGCGCGAGGAGGAGCGGTACGGCTTCGCGTCCCTGGTCGGCGGACCGGACGCGGTCGTCTACTCCCACGAGATCGGCCTGTCCAAGCCCGATCCGCGGGCGTTCACGCTGACCTGCGAGCGGCTGGGCGCCCGTCCGGCCGACTGCCTGTTCGTGGACGACCTGCCGGCGAACGTCGAGGCGGCCGAGGCGGTCGGGATGTCCGCGGTGCTCCACACGGACAACGCCACGACGCTGAAGCGGATCGCGGCCCATCTCGCGGCCGCGGCCTGA
- the guaA gene encoding glutamine-hydrolyzing GMP synthase encodes MSSATPADPAPHGAAADTVLVVDFGAQYAQLIARRVREARVYSEIVPSSMPVAEMLAKRPRAIILSGGPSSVYEPGAPRLDRELFEAGVPVFGMCYGFQLMATVLGGTVDNSGAREYGRTALEVSRPGSTLFEGTPDRQEVWMSHGDACSAAPEGFAVTASTDVVPVAAFENDEKRLYGVQYHPEVMHSTHGQQILEHFLYRGAGITPEWTTSNVVDEQIAAIRAQVGDRRAICGLSGGVDSAVAAALVQRAIGDRLTCVYVDHGLMRKGETEQVEKDFVGATGVRLKVVDASQRFLAALDGVSDPEQKRKIIGREFIRVFEQAQAEIVAEAPNDQPVEFLVQGTLYPDVVESGGGTGTANIKSHHNVGGLPEDLEFALVEPLRMLFKDEVRMVGQELGLPDEIVQRQPFPGPGLGIRIVGAVTRERLDLLREADAIAREELTAAGLDRDIWQCPVVLLADVRSVGVQGDGRTYGHPVVLRPVSSEDAMTADWSRLPYDVLARISTRITNEVAEVNRVVLDVTSKPPGTIEWE; translated from the coding sequence GTGTCCTCAGCGACCCCAGCCGACCCCGCTCCCCACGGCGCCGCCGCCGACACCGTCCTGGTCGTGGACTTCGGCGCCCAGTACGCCCAGCTCATCGCGCGCCGGGTGCGCGAGGCGCGGGTCTACAGCGAGATCGTGCCCTCGTCGATGCCGGTCGCCGAGATGCTGGCCAAGCGGCCGCGGGCGATCATCCTGTCCGGCGGCCCCTCGTCGGTCTACGAGCCGGGCGCGCCCCGCCTGGACCGCGAGCTGTTCGAGGCCGGCGTCCCGGTGTTCGGGATGTGCTACGGCTTCCAGCTCATGGCCACCGTGCTCGGCGGCACCGTCGACAACAGCGGCGCGCGGGAGTACGGCCGGACCGCCCTGGAGGTCTCCAGGCCCGGCTCCACCCTCTTCGAGGGCACCCCCGACCGGCAGGAGGTGTGGATGTCCCACGGCGACGCCTGCTCGGCCGCGCCGGAGGGCTTCGCCGTCACCGCCAGCACCGACGTCGTGCCGGTCGCCGCGTTCGAGAACGACGAGAAGCGGCTGTACGGCGTGCAGTACCACCCCGAGGTGATGCACTCCACGCACGGCCAGCAGATCCTGGAGCACTTCCTCTACCGCGGCGCCGGCATCACGCCGGAGTGGACCACCAGCAACGTGGTCGACGAGCAGATCGCCGCGATCCGCGCCCAGGTCGGCGACCGCCGGGCCATCTGCGGGCTGTCCGGTGGGGTGGACTCCGCGGTCGCCGCGGCCCTCGTGCAGCGCGCCATCGGCGACCGGCTGACCTGCGTCTACGTCGACCACGGCCTGATGCGCAAGGGCGAGACGGAGCAGGTCGAGAAGGACTTCGTGGGCGCGACCGGGGTCCGGCTGAAGGTCGTGGACGCCTCGCAGCGCTTCCTCGCCGCGCTCGACGGGGTCTCCGACCCGGAGCAGAAGCGCAAGATCATCGGCCGGGAGTTCATCCGGGTCTTCGAGCAGGCGCAGGCCGAGATCGTCGCCGAGGCGCCGAACGACCAGCCGGTGGAGTTCCTGGTGCAGGGCACCCTCTACCCGGACGTGGTGGAGTCCGGCGGCGGCACCGGCACCGCCAACATCAAGTCGCACCACAACGTCGGCGGCCTGCCCGAGGACCTGGAGTTCGCCCTCGTCGAGCCGCTGCGCATGCTCTTCAAGGACGAGGTGCGGATGGTCGGGCAGGAGCTCGGCCTGCCCGACGAGATCGTCCAGCGGCAGCCGTTCCCCGGCCCCGGCCTGGGCATCCGCATCGTGGGCGCGGTCACCCGGGAGCGGCTGGACCTGCTGCGCGAGGCCGACGCCATCGCCCGCGAGGAGCTGACCGCGGCCGGACTCGACCGCGACATCTGGCAGTGCCCGGTGGTGCTGCTCGCCGACGTCCGCTCGGTCGGTGTCCAGGGCGACGGCCGCACCTACGGCCACCCGGTGGTGCTGCGCCCGGTCTCCTCCGAGGACGCCATGACCGCCGACTGGTCCCGGCTGCCCTACGACGTGCTGGCCCGGATCTCCACCCGGATCACCAACGAGGTCGCCGAGGTCAACCGGGTCGTGCTCGACGTCACCAGCAAGCCGCCGGGCACCATCGAGTGGGAGTGA
- a CDS encoding LuxR C-terminal-related transcriptional regulator, translated as MTTPTGDERRVRVVLVDDHRMFRTGVQAEIGVTAETGVEVVGEAADVDQAVTVVTATRPEVVLLDVHLPGGGGVEVLRRCAALSADPDRPVRFLALSVSDAAEDVIGVIRGGARGYVTKTITGPDLVDSIFRVRDGDAVFSPRLAGFVLDAFASTDAPPVDEDLDRLTQREREVLRLIARGYAYKEIAKQLFISVKTVESHVSAVLRKLQLSNRHELTRWATARRLV; from the coding sequence ATGACTACGCCCACGGGAGACGAGCGACGGGTCCGGGTGGTCCTCGTCGACGACCACCGCATGTTCCGCACCGGGGTCCAGGCGGAGATCGGCGTCACCGCGGAGACCGGGGTCGAGGTGGTCGGCGAGGCGGCGGACGTGGACCAGGCGGTCACTGTCGTCACCGCGACCCGGCCCGAGGTGGTGCTGCTCGACGTCCACCTGCCCGGCGGCGGCGGGGTGGAGGTGCTGCGGCGGTGCGCCGCGCTCAGCGCCGACCCGGACCGGCCGGTGCGCTTCCTCGCGCTGTCGGTGTCCGACGCGGCCGAGGACGTGATCGGCGTCATCCGCGGCGGCGCGCGCGGCTACGTCACCAAGACCATCACCGGCCCCGACCTGGTCGACTCGATCTTCCGGGTGCGCGACGGCGACGCGGTCTTCTCGCCGCGGCTGGCCGGGTTCGTGCTCGACGCCTTCGCGTCCACCGACGCCCCGCCGGTGGACGAGGACCTCGACCGGCTCACCCAGCGGGAGCGCGAGGTGCTGCGGCTGATCGCGCGCGGCTACGCGTACAAGGAGATCGCCAAGCAGCTGTTCATCTCGGTGAAGACGGTGGAGTCCCACGTCTCCGCGGTGCTGCGCAAGCTCCAGTTGTCCAACCGGCACGAGCTGACGCGGTGGGCGACGGCGCGCCGGCTGGTCTGA
- a CDS encoding MerR family transcriptional regulator: MDLLTIGAFARAARLSPKALRLYDELGLLVPVRVDPGTGYRFYAPEQLDRARLVAWLRRLGMPLAGIRRVCACATDAEAAQEVRGYWARVEAETAARRDLAGFLLAHLDRAPEPADAPPGSPAAAAAEGEPAGPRGALALRYAARSDAGLVRPGNQDAVYAGRRLLAVADGFGPAGAPASAAAIGALAGLDTAGPLPPGHLLNVLQDAVEAAARAVGASTGAGGGAGPCTDADAPDAIPDGTTLTAMLWTGTHLALVHIGDSRAYLLRGGELFLITHDHTLVQSMVDDGRLTEAEAASHPDRSLLLRALLSGGPAPTADLKLHAPRPGDRYLLCSDGLPAVAGAADIRRVLAAEAEPDAAAAALVALANAAGGPDNVSCVVADVVVPATAAAIRVRTTT, translated from the coding sequence GTGGACCTGCTGACCATCGGCGCCTTCGCCCGGGCGGCCCGCCTGTCACCGAAGGCGCTGCGGCTGTACGACGAACTCGGCCTGCTGGTGCCGGTCCGGGTGGACCCGGGGACCGGTTACCGCTTCTACGCGCCCGAGCAGCTCGACCGGGCCCGGCTGGTGGCGTGGCTGCGCCGGCTGGGCATGCCGCTGGCCGGTATCCGGCGGGTGTGCGCGTGCGCCACCGACGCGGAGGCCGCCCAGGAGGTGCGCGGGTACTGGGCGCGGGTGGAGGCGGAGACCGCCGCGCGGCGCGACCTCGCCGGGTTCCTGCTCGCGCACCTCGACCGGGCGCCGGAACCCGCGGACGCTCCGCCCGGGTCCCCGGCCGCGGCCGCTGCGGAAGGGGAGCCCGCCGGGCCGCGCGGCGCGCTCGCCCTGCGCTACGCCGCCCGCTCGGACGCGGGCCTGGTCCGGCCGGGCAACCAGGACGCGGTCTACGCCGGGCGGCGCCTGCTCGCGGTCGCCGACGGCTTCGGCCCGGCCGGCGCCCCGGCCAGTGCGGCCGCGATCGGGGCGCTCGCCGGCCTCGACACCGCGGGGCCGCTGCCGCCGGGCCACCTGCTCAACGTCCTCCAGGACGCGGTGGAGGCGGCGGCCCGCGCGGTCGGCGCGAGCACCGGAGCCGGGGGCGGGGCCGGTCCGTGCACTGACGCCGACGCACCGGACGCGATCCCCGACGGCACCACCCTCACCGCCATGCTGTGGACCGGGACCCACCTCGCCCTGGTGCACATCGGGGACAGCCGCGCGTACCTGCTGCGTGGCGGCGAGCTGTTCCTGATCACCCACGACCACACGCTCGTGCAGTCCATGGTCGACGACGGCCGCCTCACCGAGGCCGAGGCCGCCTCCCACCCGGACCGGTCCCTGCTGCTGCGCGCCCTGCTGTCCGGCGGCCCGGCGCCGACCGCCGACCTGAAGCTGCACGCGCCCCGGCCCGGCGACCGCTACCTGCTGTGTTCCGACGGGCTCCCCGCGGTGGCCGGGGCGGCGGACATCCGCCGGGTGCTGGCGGCCGAGGCCGAACCCGACGCCGCCGCGGCCGCGCTGGTCGCGCTGGCGAACGCCGCCGGCGGCCCCGACAACGTGAGCTGCGTGGTGGCGGACGTCGTCGTCCCCGCGACGGCGGCCGCCATAAGGGTACGAACTACCACTTAA
- a CDS encoding PspC domain-containing protein: MTDDPTDPSAAPAPGGPPGATRVGADPAGTRPGGHGSGGGSGSGGDSGSGGDSGTGATRAADGGTGGTDPGRPKLRRGHGDDKVLAGVCHGAGRYFDVDPVIIRIVLAVLALTGGIGLIIYGLGWLVVPQEDEEESEAHRLLSGRIEGAPLTAVLMALVGCGLYASLLGNGASQAFSLILLVATVAAVHWSQQRSRMRAAGEAPPAAAGSVADAPPAAQAPPGPGSTPSWWRDPLTKAPPYLWGPDDGPYEEADRQAWRERRRAARRERTWPFGLAAFVLAATAAGVGTSVALPRTSVGRSAEIGLVSALFVFGAAYLVASFAGRPRGLTAFWSLLTVAGLVGTAWLPKDGTGWTTRWAPASATAVRPSYERGAGHVVLDLRRTSLAGRTVSTRLRVRAGEALVRLPAHATVVLRYHIGVGELMLPGEEHGGVDVKTGAHDTKVFGPAPGTASDGTVDLRVDVTAGDVRVVR; encoded by the coding sequence ATGACCGACGACCCCACCGACCCGAGCGCGGCCCCGGCGCCCGGCGGCCCCCCGGGCGCCACCCGGGTCGGCGCCGACCCCGCCGGCACGCGCCCGGGCGGCCACGGAAGCGGAGGCGGAAGTGGAAGCGGAGGGGACAGCGGAAGCGGAGGGGACAGCGGCACCGGCGCCACCCGCGCGGCCGACGGGGGCACCGGCGGCACGGACCCCGGCCGCCCGAAGCTCCGGCGCGGCCACGGCGACGACAAGGTGCTCGCCGGTGTCTGCCACGGGGCCGGCCGCTACTTCGACGTCGACCCGGTCATCATCCGGATCGTGCTCGCGGTGCTCGCGCTGACCGGCGGCATCGGCCTGATCATCTACGGGCTGGGCTGGCTGGTCGTCCCGCAGGAGGACGAGGAGGAGAGCGAGGCGCACCGCCTGCTGTCCGGCCGGATCGAGGGCGCGCCGCTGACCGCGGTGCTGATGGCCCTGGTCGGCTGCGGGCTGTACGCCTCGCTGCTCGGCAACGGCGCCAGCCAGGCGTTCTCACTGATCCTGCTGGTCGCCACGGTCGCCGCCGTCCACTGGTCGCAGCAGCGGTCCCGGATGCGGGCGGCCGGCGAGGCCCCGCCGGCGGCGGCCGGGTCCGTCGCGGACGCGCCGCCCGCCGCCCAGGCGCCGCCCGGGCCGGGGAGCACCCCGTCGTGGTGGCGCGACCCGCTGACGAAGGCACCGCCCTACCTGTGGGGCCCGGACGACGGCCCGTACGAGGAGGCGGACCGGCAGGCGTGGCGGGAGCGGCGCAGGGCGGCGCGCCGGGAGCGGACGTGGCCGTTCGGGCTGGCGGCCTTCGTACTGGCGGCGACGGCCGCGGGTGTGGGCACCTCGGTCGCGCTGCCGCGCACGTCGGTGGGCCGCAGCGCGGAGATCGGGCTGGTGTCCGCGCTGTTCGTGTTCGGCGCCGCCTACCTCGTGGCGTCCTTCGCGGGACGGCCGCGCGGCCTGACCGCGTTCTGGTCGCTGCTGACCGTCGCGGGGCTGGTCGGCACGGCCTGGCTGCCGAAGGACGGCACCGGCTGGACCACCCGCTGGGCGCCGGCCTCCGCGACCGCGGTCCGGCCCTCGTACGAACGCGGCGCCGGACACGTCGTCCTCGACCTGCGCAGGACGTCGCTGGCCGGCCGCACCGTCAGCACCCGGCTGAGGGTGCGGGCCGGCGAGGCGCTGGTGCGGCTCCCGGCGCACGCCACAGTGGTGCTGCGCTACCACATCGGCGTCGGCGAGCTCATGCTGCCCGGAGAGGAGCACGGCGGAGTGGACGTCAAGACCGGGGCCCACGACACCAAGGTCTTCGGCCCGGCGCCGGGCACCGCGTCGGACGGGACCGTCGACCTGCGGGTCGACGTCACCGCCGGAGACGTGCGGGTGGTCCGGTGA